A window from Bacteroidales bacterium encodes these proteins:
- the nuoK gene encoding NADH-quinone oxidoreductase subunit NuoK has translation MLNTGIPLQYFIILATIMFFIGVYGFLTRRNLITILMSVELILNSVNINFVAFNKYLYPNNLHGHFFTLFVIAVAAAESAVAIAIIINIYRRFTTINVEDVDEMKY, from the coding sequence ATGTTAAACACCGGAATCCCATTACAATATTTCATAATCCTCGCTACAATAATGTTCTTTATTGGTGTGTATGGATTTTTAACAAGAAGAAATCTGATTACAATATTAATGTCAGTTGAATTGATTTTAAATTCAGTGAACATAAACTTTGTTGCATTCAACAAATATTTATATCCGAATAATTTGCATGGTCATTTTTTTACATTGTTCGTAATTGCAGTTGCCGCCGCCGAGTCGGCTGTTGCCATTGCCATAATAATCAATATTTATAGAAGATTTACAACGATTAATGTTGAAGATGTTGATGAAATGAAATATTAA